The sequence below is a genomic window from Ottowia sp. SB7-C50.
CGCGCTGAAAACCGTCGGGCAGCTTCACGCGCACCGTGTTCTCGATCACGCGCGGGCCGGCAAAGCCGATCAGCGCCTTGGGCTCGGCAATCACCACGTCGCCCACAAAGGCAAAACCGGCCGACACGCCGCCCATGGTCGGGTCGGTCAGCACGCTGATGTAGGGCAGGCCCTTCTTGGCCAGGCGGGTCAGGGCGGCGTTGGTCTTGGCCATCTGCATCAGGCTCAGCAGGCCTTCCTGCATGCGCGCGCCGCCGGTGGCCGTGAAGCAGATGAAGGGCACCTTTTGTTCGATGGCGGTTTCGACGCCGCGCACGAAGCGCTCGCCCACCACGCTGCCCATGCTGCCGCCCATGAAGTCGAACTCAAACGCCGCCGCCACCACGCTGATGGAATGCACGGCGCCGCCCATGACGACCAGGGCATCGGTTTCGCCGGAGTTTTCGAGCGCTTCTTTCAGGCGCTCGGGGTACTTGCGGCTGTCCTTGAACTTCAGCGCGTCGACCGGCAGCACCTCCTGCCCGATCTCGTAGCGGCCTTCGTTGTCGAGGAACACGTTGAGCCGCTCGCGCGCGCCCATGCGGTGGTGGTGGCCGCATTTCGGGCAGACGTTCTGGTTGCCTTCCAGGTCGCTCTTGTACAGCACCGTGTCGCATTCCGGGCACTTGATCCACAGGCCTTCGGGCACCTGGCGGCGCTCGGCGCCGTCTTCGGTCTTCTGGATCTTGGGCGGCAGCAGTTTTTCGAGCCAGCTCATGGCGGAACTCCTTGTTTGATAGCGCGATTATGCGTGCACTTCATGCGTCCAGCGCGGCGCGGATCGGCCGCAGGAAGTCGATGGCGGCGGCGGCCACGCGCTCGTGCGGCTGGGTTTCGATCTGCTGGATCAGCCGGCTGCCGATGACCACGGCGTCGGCCACCTGGCCGATGGCGCGGGCGGTCTCGGCGTCGCGGATGCCGAAGCCGACACCGACCGGAATGTGCACGTGCTGGCGGATGCGGGGCAGGGCGGCTTCCACTTCGGCCGTGTTGAGCGCACCCGAGCCGGTCACGCCCTTGAGCGAGACGTAGTACACGTAGCCGCTGGCGACCTGCGCCACCTGCTGCATGCGCTGCTCGGTCGAAGTCGGGGCCAGCAGAAAGATCAGGTCCATGCCGTTCGCTCTCAACTTGGAAGCAAACTCGGCACATTCCTCGGGCGGGTAGTCGACAATCAGCACCCCATCGACCCCGGCGGCCGCGGCATCGCGGATGAAGGCGTCGGCGCCGTGGCGCTGGTCGTAGCGCTCGACCGGATTGGCGTAGCCCATCAGCACCACGGGGGTTTTCTGGTCCTTTTCGCGGAAGGTCCTGACCATGGCCAGCACCTGCGCGAGGCCGATGCCCAGTGCCAGCGCGCGGTCGCCGGCCTTCTGGATGACGGCGCCGTCGGCGCTGGGGTCGGAAAACGGCACGCCCAGCTCGATCACGTCGGCGCCCGCGGTGACCATGCCGTGCATCAGCGCGGGCGTGATGTCGGCGTACGGAAAGCCGGCGGTGACGTAGGGAATCAGCGCCTTGCGCTTTTGCTCTTGCAGCCGGGCGAAGGTGGCGGCGATGCGGTTCATGGCTTGGCTCCTGGCTTGGGCGCGCCCTTGACGACGTGGCCGCGCATGGATGGTCGGTCGTAGAACTCCACGCCGTCCAGGTCGGCGACGGTGCCGATGTCCTTGTCGCCCCTGCCAGAGAGGTTGACCAGGATGGACTGGTCGGGCCGCATGGTCGGCGCCAGCTTCATGGCATAGGCAAAGGCGTGGCTGGATTCGAGCGCGGGGATGATGCCCTCGGCGCGGCACAGGTGGTGGAAGGCGGCCAGCGCCTCGGCGTCGGTGGCACCCACGTATTCGGCGCGGCCGATGTCCTTGAGCCAGGCGTGTTCGGGGCCGACGCCGGGGTAATCCAGGCCGGCGCTGATCGAATGCGTCTCGGTAATCTGGCCGTTGTCGTCCTGCAGGATGTAGGTGCGGTTGCCGTGCAGCACGCCGCTGGAGCCGCGCTGCAGGCTGGCCGAGTGCTTGCCGCTGTCCAGGCCCTCGCCGGCGGCCTCTACGCCGATCAGGCGGGTCTGCTCATGCGGGATGTAGGGGTAGAAGATGCCCATGGCGTTGCTGCCGCCGCCCACGCAGGCGATGACGGCATCGGGCTGCTGCGCGGCGATGCCTTGCGCGGCCAGCAGCTCGGGCATCTGCGTCAGGCATTCCTGCCCGATCACGCTCTGGAAGTCGCGCACCATCATGGGGTAAGGGTGCGGGCCGGCCACGGTGCCGATGATGTAGAAGGTGTTGTCCACGTTGGCGACCCAGTCGCGCATGGCTTCGTTCAGCGCGTCCTTCAGCGTCTTGCTGCCGGATTCGACCGGCACCACGGTGGCGCCGAGCAGCTTCATGCGGTAGACGTTGGGCGACTGGCGCTTGACGTCTTCGCTGCCCATGTAGACCACGCATTCCAGCCCGTAGCGCGCGCAAATCGTGGCCGTGGCCACGCCATGCTGGCCGGCGCCGGTTTCGGCAATGATGCGCGGCTTGCCCATGCGGCGTGCCAGCATGGCCTGGCCGATGACGTTGTTGATCTTGTGCGCGCCGGTGTGGTTCAAGTCCTCGCGCTTCAGGTAAATCTGCGCACCGCCCAGTTCGCGGCTGGTGCGCGCGGCGTGGTAGACGGGCGAGGGGCGGCCGACGTAGTGCGCCAGTTCGTACTTGAATTCGGCCAGGAAGTCGGGGTCGTGCTGGTACTTCGCGTAGGCGTCTTTCAGCTCGTTGATGGCGTAGGTCAGCGTCTCGCTGATGAAGCTGCCGCCATAGCGGCCGAAATGGCCTGAAGCGTCGGGTTGTTGGTAATCCATGGTGTCACATCCAAGGCAAGGGCGGGGCACTGGCCCCGCGGGGGAAATGGGGGGAGGTCACGCCGCCAGGTCGGCGGCGCGGACGGCGGCCACGAAGGCGCGCATGCGGGCGGCGTCCTTGATGCCCTTGAGGGGCGCACCGTCGGGGTCGACGGCTTCGACGCCGCTGCTCACGTCAACCGCCAGCGAGCGGCCGCGCGAGCGCAGGGCGCGCAAGCCGTCGCCCACGTTTGCAGGTGTGAGCCCACCAGACAAGACGAGGTGAGCGGGAACGCTTGGTGGAAGCCGTGACCAATCGAATGTCTTTCCGCCGCCGCCGTAGCCCTGCGTCTGTGCGTCGAGCAGGATGCCGGTGGCCGCGCTGAAATCGTGGGCAAATTCTAGCAAGTCGAAGCCTGCCGCCGGGTCGGCCGGAATGCGTGCGGCGCGCAGCCAGGGCAGGTGGCAGGCGCGCGCGATGCGTGCGCATTCGGCCGGTGATTCGTCCCCATGAAATTGCAGGCAACCGGGCGTCGATAGGGCGCAGTCAGCTTCTATTTCTGTAGCATCGGCGTTGACGTACAGCAGCACCGCGTTGACGAACGGCGGCAGGCGGCGCATCAGCTCGGCCGCGCGCGCGGCGCTGACGTGGCGCGGGCTCTGGGCGTAGCGCACGAAGCCGATCGCGTCGGCGCCGGCTTCGACGGCGGCGTCCACGTCCTGTTCGCGCGTCAGGCCGCAGATCTTGATGCGGGTGCGAAGCGGTGAATCAAGCATGGCGGGGTGTCATTCGATCCAATCATAGGCGCTGGTGCGTTCGGGCAGGCCCCAGGCCGGGTCGTAGCGGGGCCCCAGGAAATAGAGGCCGTCGGGCGCGAAAGTGGGCGCGGCGGCGTCGCGGTCGCGCGCGGCCAGGACTTCGGCCATGGCGTCGGGCGGCAGCAGGCCCTGGCCGATCTGCACCAGGCTGCCCATGATGTTGCGGATCATGTGGTGCAGGAAGGCGTTGGCCTCGAAGTCGAAGCGCCAGTAAGCGCCCTTGCGCGTGATGTCGAGCCGCGTCAGCTGTTTGACTGGCGACAGCGCCTGGCACGCCGATGCGCGAAACGAGGTGAAGTCGTGCGTGCCGATCAGGTGACGGGCCGCCTGGCGCATGGCGTCGCCGTCGAGCGGGCGAAATGTCCAGCCGACGCGGCCGGCGTCGACGCTGGGGCGCACGGGCGATTCGAGCAGCAGGTAGGCGTAGCGCCTAGCCAGTGCGCTGGCGCGCGCGTGAAAGGCGTCCGGCACCGCCTGCGCCCACTGCACCGCAATGTCGGGCGGAAGGAAGCGGTTGGTGCCGCGCACCCACGAAAACGCTTCGCGCGCCAGATCGGTGTCGAAGTGCAGCACCTGCATCAGGCCGTGAACGCCGGCGTCGGTGCGGCCGGCACACAAGGTGTTGAGCGGTACCGTGGCGAACCGGGACAGCGCCGACTCCACCTGGTCCTGCACCGTCTGCCCCGAGGGCTGGCTTTGCCAACCCTGATAGTGCGTGCCAAGGTAGCTGATGCCGAGAGCGATTCTCACAATGGGCCGATTGTCCGGCAAATCGATGGCCCCAAAAGCGCGCGGCGCCCCAAGGGCGCCGCGAGCGGGACAGCTATAGACGACGCCAGGTCACCCCAGCTCGGACAGGAAGCGCTCTGCCTTGGTGCGCATGACGCCCGACGATTCGGCAATCACTTCCTTCAGCAAGGCGCGCGCGCCTTCGGTGTCGCCAATGGCGTGGAACTCCCTTGCCAGCGCCAGCTTGGTGCCCAGCGGGTCTTCGTCGGCGTCGTCGGATTGCCGAGTGCGTCCATTGGACGACGATTGGGCGCCGGCATCGGCCGCAAGAGCTTCTAGCTCGAAGTCAATCAGAGTGGAATCGACGGCGTCCCCATGCGACTGTGCGGGAGCGGATATCCTGGCCGATGGCACCGGAGGTTTGCTCAGTTCCGAGGGCGGTGCGAAGGCGATGTCCAAGTCAAGGTTGGGCGGTTGGATATGACTGGACAAAGGCGTGGGCACAGGCGCGGCGGGCGCAGTCGGGGGTTGCGTGGCCAGGACGGAGGAGGCGCCAGCGGCCACCGCGGCTGCGGCGGGGCGGCCTGCAGGAGGCACCGTTCTTATCGGCAACTCGGACGACGAAACGTGTGTTGGCTGCGTGTCGGGGCTGTAGGCCGGGGTGCGCACGCCCAGGGGCTCGGTGTCGGCGCCGAAGTCGTGACGAATCGGTGTGGAAGTAGGCCCGTTGCCGGGTGCGCCGCCAGGACGATACATCGGGTTGCTTGGGTCAAGGGTGCTGCCCAAACTCGCAATGGCCAGCCATTCGGAACCTTGGCCCTGGGTGACTTTGTACGCATCGATCGCAATTGCTTCAAGTCCACGCACGTCGCGGCGCTTGGCGTAGATTTCGACCAGCTTTCGATGAATAGCCACGCGGCCCGGGTGCGTGCGCAGTGCTTCGCGAAGAATTTCTTCAGCCTGCAGGTCGCGGCCATAGGCCAGATATACGTCGGCTTCCGCCACCGGGTCGACGTCGCCGCCGGCATCGAGTTGGCTGGGCGAATAGGACATCGATGAGCTGCCGCTGATCGACGAGCCACTGTTCTCGGTATTCACCCGTTGACCGCCACTGGCGCCGAAGAACGAATCGGCTGGCCGATGGCTTTCAATGAACGAGCTATTGAGCTGCGCGTTTTCTTTTTTTTTGCGTTGGCGCGACCGGTACAGGAGACCGTATCCCGCCAACAAGGCCACCAAACCGGCGCCTGCCACCGGCAGCATGGGGTTTTCTGTCAGGCTATCGAGGAACGATGGCGCTTCAACGGGTGCCGGCGCAGGATTGAAGCGCGGACGGGACGCTGCCGGCGCAACTGCGCTGGCAACGGTGGCTCCCGATGCGGGCGACTCCATCCTGGCAGCGGTTTCGGCCGCAGATGCCGGCTGTGTCACCGCAGGCGTCGCAGGGCTGGCCGTATCTGACGCGGGATTGAGCGCTGCTGCAGGCACTTTTGCGGGCGGGGCTGCCGATGCCGCTGGACTGGCCGGCGGGGCGGCTGGCGGCTTCACCGGCGAGGTGATTGGCACGGTGATGCCTGGTGCAGATGCACGGGTCGACGGGGCGCTGCCCGAGGCCGACTGAAGCTGAGTCAGGTCGCTGAGATTCTTGTTCAGCTCGGCCACGCGGGCGGCCTGTTCCTGAGCCTGGCGGGACTGCGCGATCTTGGATTCGGTTGCGCTGGGGGCGCCGCCACGGGACAGCGTCAGGCGATCTTGCGCCGGC
It includes:
- the accD gene encoding acetyl-CoA carboxylase, carboxyltransferase subunit beta, with translation MSWLEKLLPPKIQKTEDGAERRQVPEGLWIKCPECDTVLYKSDLEGNQNVCPKCGHHHRMGARERLNVFLDNEGRYEIGQEVLPVDALKFKDSRKYPERLKEALENSGETDALVVMGGAVHSISVVAAAFEFDFMGGSMGSVVGERFVRGVETAIEQKVPFICFTATGGARMQEGLLSLMQMAKTNAALTRLAKKGLPYISVLTDPTMGGVSAGFAFVGDVVIAEPKALIGFAGPRVIENTVRVKLPDGFQRAEFLQQKGAVDFICDRRELREKIAKVLAMLQRQPADAVE
- the trpA gene encoding tryptophan synthase subunit alpha — translated: MNRIAATFARLQEQKRKALIPYVTAGFPYADITPALMHGMVTAGADVIELGVPFSDPSADGAVIQKAGDRALALGIGLAQVLAMVRTFREKDQKTPVVLMGYANPVERYDQRHGADAFIRDAAAAGVDGVLIVDYPPEECAEFASKLRANGMDLIFLLAPTSTEQRMQQVAQVASGYVYYVSLKGVTGSGALNTAEVEAALPRIRQHVHIPVGVGFGIRDAETARAIGQVADAVVIGSRLIQQIETQPHERVAAAAIDFLRPIRAALDA
- the trpB gene encoding tryptophan synthase subunit beta, producing MDYQQPDASGHFGRYGGSFISETLTYAINELKDAYAKYQHDPDFLAEFKYELAHYVGRPSPVYHAARTSRELGGAQIYLKREDLNHTGAHKINNVIGQAMLARRMGKPRIIAETGAGQHGVATATICARYGLECVVYMGSEDVKRQSPNVYRMKLLGATVVPVESGSKTLKDALNEAMRDWVANVDNTFYIIGTVAGPHPYPMMVRDFQSVIGQECLTQMPELLAAQGIAAQQPDAVIACVGGGSNAMGIFYPYIPHEQTRLIGVEAAGEGLDSGKHSASLQRGSSGVLHGNRTYILQDDNGQITETHSISAGLDYPGVGPEHAWLKDIGRAEYVGATDAEALAAFHHLCRAEGIIPALESSHAFAYAMKLAPTMRPDQSILVNLSGRGDKDIGTVADLDGVEFYDRPSMRGHVVKGAPKPGAKP
- a CDS encoding phosphoribosylanthranilate isomerase — encoded protein: MLDSPLRTRIKICGLTREQDVDAAVEAGADAIGFVRYAQSPRHVSAARAAELMRRLPPFVNAVLLYVNADATEIEADCALSTPGCLQFHGDESPAECARIARACHLPWLRAARIPADPAAGFDLLEFAHDFSAATGILLDAQTQGYGGGGKTFDWSRLPPSVPAHLVLSGGLTPANVGDGLRALRSRGRSLAVDVSSGVEAVDPDGAPLKGIKDAARMRAFVAAVRAADLAA
- the truA gene encoding tRNA pseudouridine(38-40) synthase TruA → MRIALGISYLGTHYQGWQSQPSGQTVQDQVESALSRFATVPLNTLCAGRTDAGVHGLMQVLHFDTDLAREAFSWVRGTNRFLPPDIAVQWAQAVPDAFHARASALARRYAYLLLESPVRPSVDAGRVGWTFRPLDGDAMRQAARHLIGTHDFTSFRASACQALSPVKQLTRLDITRKGAYWRFDFEANAFLHHMIRNIMGSLVQIGQGLLPPDAMAEVLAARDRDAAAPTFAPDGLYFLGPRYDPAWGLPERTSAYDWIE
- a CDS encoding FimV/HubP family polar landmark protein: MALPRRAAPTAEGLRHRARAVAPAGDGAQVTVQRGDTASAIASAHAADGVSLDQMLVAMLRANPNAFIRGNVNRMKAGVVLNMPSAEQAAATSRQAARRAVAAQTRDFNAYRRGLALRSGSTRMAAATRSASGGVQPQVQESRPAAPAQDRLTLSRGGAPSATESKIAQSRQAQEQAARVAELNKNLSDLTQLQSASGSAPSTRASAPGITVPITSPVKPPAAPPASPAASAAPPAKVPAAALNPASDTASPATPAVTQPASAAETAARMESPASGATVASAVAPAASRPRFNPAPAPVEAPSFLDSLTENPMLPVAGAGLVALLAGYGLLYRSRQRKKKENAQLNSSFIESHRPADSFFGASGGQRVNTENSGSSISGSSSMSYSPSQLDAGGDVDPVAEADVYLAYGRDLQAEEILREALRTHPGRVAIHRKLVEIYAKRRDVRGLEAIAIDAYKVTQGQGSEWLAIASLGSTLDPSNPMYRPGGAPGNGPTSTPIRHDFGADTEPLGVRTPAYSPDTQPTHVSSSELPIRTVPPAGRPAAAAVAAGASSVLATQPPTAPAAPVPTPLSSHIQPPNLDLDIAFAPPSELSKPPVPSARISAPAQSHGDAVDSTLIDFELEALAADAGAQSSSNGRTRQSDDADEDPLGTKLALAREFHAIGDTEGARALLKEVIAESSGVMRTKAERFLSELG